A window of the Brassica napus cultivar Da-Ae chromosome C5, Da-Ae, whole genome shotgun sequence genome harbors these coding sequences:
- the BNAC05G25220D gene encoding uncharacterized protein At2g29880, translated as MKILRKKHKSFVDLLRFSSGFGWDADTKNFTAPNEIWEEYLKGHKKHKYLRDDTFEDFEDLEKICGKNIAKGNNTVGLGDTTDARTYTTGDNEWEYQGGSPQMIGDHEDDDDDTDGIEQAPSLRQKNVIEKLPIRKRARTEVYTVEKISEEISAVTGTTNQIVSMIQQRWQKEAEEKEAEEKVGTVWDAIKENHDLEENDRFDAMDLVHQSGMKVSFISMTKEERFRWIKRSLRKP; from the exons atgaaaattctcAGGAAAAAGCATAAGAGTTTTGTAGATCTTCTCCGTTTCAGTTCTGGGTTTGGTTGGGATGCAGACACGAAGAACTTCACTGCTCCAAATGAAATATGGGAAGAATATTTGAag ggtcataaaaaacataaatacttACGTGATGATACATTTGAAGATTTTGAAGACCTAGAGAAGATATGTGGAAAAAATATTGCAAAAGGAAATAATACAGTTGGCTTAGGCGATACTACAGATGCCCGCACTTATACAACAGGAGATAATGAATGGGAATATCAAGGAGGATCTCCTCAAATGATCGGAGATcacgaggatgatgatgatgatactgATGGTATAGAACAAGCTCCATCTTTGAGACAGAAGAATGTGATAGAAAAGCTCCCCATAAGAAAGAGAGCTAGGACTGAAGTATATACTGTGGAGAAAATTTCTGAGGAGATAAGTGCTGTTACTGGAACAACCAACCAAATAGTCAGTATGATACAACAAAGATGGCAAAAAGAAGCTGAAGAAAAAGAAGCTGAGGAAAAAGTTGGTACTGTGTGGGATGCTATTAAGGAAAATCATGATTTAGAAGAGAATGACCGTTTTGATGCGATGGACTTAGTTCACCAGTCTGGAATGAAAGTTTCATTCATAAGTATGACTAAGGAGGAACGTTTTAGATGGATTAAACGTAGTTTACGTAAGCCATGA